The Candidatus Hydrogenedentota bacterium genome contains the following window.
AGTGAGACGGTATTTTTTATATAACTTTTCATCCGTCCAAGCTTCGCGGAAATCTTGCATGGGAACGAAGGAATAAACTTTACTTGTTGCGTCTTGCGATATCTTTCTCAAAAATACGAAGAACCTAAAAAAACGAGTCTCGATATAGCTCATTACATTGTGAGCAATGTGTTCTGATTCAAAAGGACCTATAACTAAGTACGTTTCTGTGCACGCCGTATTGCCCCCTACCAATCTAGGTTTATTTATAATTTGGTGTGGATAATTATCGCCGGCATTGTACGCTTTAGTAATAAAAATTTTAATTTTGTTTACCCAATCAAGGTTTCGTTCAATATCAGACTCTGAAATATAGGAGATTTTTCCACGTTCAAAAAGTTGAATACTATTCAATTTTGATTTCGTTTTCCCCGTGTAATTCGTCGGAAAGCCAAATGGTTTTCTTGAACTTACGAGTGAGTCAAATGTGTCTTCCTTATGGCGGGTTACTTTTTTTAAAATTGCGACACCTTCGTTTTGGCGAACGAATATATCAGAATTGTCTTCAGTTAGGGGGCGCGTCATAACACTTTTATAATTAGTACTGCTATATGAAGTAACGGTACAGTCCCCCGGATTATCCTTATCCCATAGGAAATAGCAGATCCCCCCCTTCACTTCAACTCCGGGAAAACAATCCGCGGCAATAAAATAATCAAC
Protein-coding sequences here:
- a CDS encoding restriction endonuclease, with the protein product VDYFIAADCFPGVEVKGGICYFLWDKDNPGDCTVTSYSSTNYKSVMTRPLTEDNSDIFVRQNEGVAILKKVTRHKEDTFDSLVSSRKPFGFPTNYTGKTKSKLNSIQLFERGKISYISESDIERNLDWVNKIKIFITKAYNAGDNYPHQIINKPRLVGGNTACTETYLVIGPFESEHIAHNVMSYIETRFFRFFVFLRKISQDATSKVYSFVPMQDFREAWTDEKLYKKYRLTKKEIAFIESMIRPMDLESPDQ